A genomic window from Sorex araneus isolate mSorAra2 chromosome 2, mSorAra2.pri, whole genome shotgun sequence includes:
- the LOC101541388 gene encoding olfactory receptor 18-like: FVQRCLCAVDPHNVTGAVEFYLLGLSDDPRVKTVLFGLFLSMYLVTVTGNLLIVLAISSDPHLHTPMYFFLSVLSTADIGLTSTMVPKMLWDIHTQSRNISHAGCLVQLSLYIFFVCLECVILGVMAYDRFVAICHPLHYSVILNPRLCGRLILGSICISLLDSQLHCLMMSQLIFCSQVEIPHFFCDPPQLLRLACGDIFTDYLIMYFLSALLGGVPVSGIFYSYTKILSSVLRISTKGGRSKAFSTCSSHLFVVCLFYGIGVGLYLSSVVSQSPRKEAVASVMYTMVVPMLNPFIYSLRNQDIKRAYQKLLNRTV, encoded by the coding sequence TTTGTCCAAAGGTGTCTCTGCGCTGTGGACCCCCACAATGTCACAGGGGCCGTGGAGTTCTACCTCCTGGGGCTCTCAGATGACCCCCGAGTCAAGACCGTCCTCTTCGGCCTCTTtctgtccatgtacctggtcaccgtcacggggaacctgctcatcgtGCTGGCCATCAGCTCTGACCCCCAcctgcacacccccatgtacttcttcctgtctgTTTTGTCCACAGCTGACATCGGCTTAACCTCCACCATGGTCCCAAAGATGCTTTGGGACATTCACACGCAGAGCAGAAATATCTCTCATGCCGGCTGCCTGGTGCAACTgtccctttatattttttttgtgtgtttggagtGTGTCATTCTAGGGGTGATGGCCTATGatcgctttgtggccatctgccatccCCTGCACTACTCCGTCATCCTGAACCCCCGTCTCTGTGGCCGGTTGATTCTAGGGTCCATCTGCATCAGCCTGCTGGACTCCCAGCTGCATTGCTTGATGATGTCACAGCTCATCTTTTGCAGCCAGGTGGAAATCCCTCACTTCTTCTGTGACCCCCCTCAACTGCTCAGGCTGGCCTGTGGGGACATCTTCACTGATTACCTGATCATGTATTTTCTCAGTGCTCTTCTGGGTGGTGTTCCAGTCTCGGGGATTTTTTATTCTTACACGAAAATACTTTCCTCTGTTTTGAGAATCTCAACCAAGGGCGGGAGGTCCAAAGCCTTCTCTACCTGTAGTTCTCACCTGTTCGTGGTTTGCTTATTTTATGGGATAGGCGTGGGGTTGTATCTCAGCTCTGTCGTCTCCCAGTCCCCCAGGAAGGAGGCAGTGGCCTCAGTGATGTACACCATGGTTGTCCCTATGCtcaaccccttcatctacagcctgagaaaccAGGACATCAAGAGGGCCTACCAGAAGCTTTTAAATAGGACAGTTTAG